One Neovison vison isolate M4711 chromosome 2, ASM_NN_V1, whole genome shotgun sequence genomic window carries:
- the ISG15 gene encoding ubiquitin-like protein ISG15 — MAGNLKVKTLGGEEFLVPLRVSMLVSELKQQIAQKTDVPAFQQRLATYPDGRVLKDGVPLTSQGLCPGSTVLLVVQSCDEPLSILVRNDKGRSTAYEVRLTQTVAELKQQVCGQEHVQADLFWLSFQGKPMEDPHRLGDYGLTPQCTVFMNLRLRGGRRGEWAGPGGQHRGPPT, encoded by the exons ATG GCGGGGAACCTGAAGGTGAAGACGCTGGGGGGCGAGGAGTTCCTGGTCCCCCTGAGGGTCTCCATGCTGGTGTCGGAGCTGAAGCAGCAGATAGCCCAGAAAACTGACGTGCCTGCATTCCAGCAGCGCCTGGCTACCTACCCCGACGGCCGGGTGCTGAAGGACGGGGTCCCCCTCACCAGCCAGGGCCTGTGTCCGGGCAGTACGGTCTTGCTGGTGGTGCAGAGCTGTGACGAGCCCCTGAGCATCCTGGTGAGAAACGACAAGGGTCGCAGCACCGCCTACGAGGTCCGGCTGACGCAGACGGTGGCCGAGCTCAAGCAGCAGGTGTGCGGGCAGGAGCATGTGCAGGCTGACCTGTTCTGGCTGAGTTTCCAGGGGAAGCCCATGGAAGACCCACACCGGCTGGGGGACTATGGCCTCACACCCCAGTGCACTGTGTTCATGAATTTACGCCTGCGGGGGGGGCGCAGGGGGGAGTGGGCAGGGCCAGGAGGGCAGCACCGAGGGCCACCCACCTGA